The following nucleotide sequence is from Moorena sp. SIOASIH.
ACGACCTAAATCATAGTTAAGGCAAGGACGGTCTTTAAACAGAGGTCGAGGGCGTTGCCGTATGGGGAAAATCTGTTTGACCAGAGCTAAAGTATTGCGCAATAGCTTGACATCGACGTAGGGACCATAGTATTTATCCTGTTTATTCCCCATGCGCCGCTTACGGGTAATGAAGATACGGGGATAATCCTCTGACCAAGTGATGGCAACATAGGGATACTTCTTATCATCCTTGAGCAGTACGTTGTAGTAAGGTTGGTGCTGCTTAATCAGATTGGCTTCCAACGCTAGGGCTTCCGCTTCGGTATCGGTTACGATGAATTCAATATCAGTAACCTGTCCCACCATCATCGCAATGCGAGGACTCAGGGGTTGGGAGTCACGGAAATAGGAACGGACTCGCGTACGCAATTTTCGGGATTTGCCGATGTAAAGAATACTAGCGCTATGGTCACGCATTAAATAAACCCCTGGTTCCAGGGGAATTTCTTTCAATCGACTTTCCAAGGGTTCTGGATCTTGGATTAATGGCTTAGAACTCATCCGTCAATGGTCTGTGGTCAACTCTTGGTTGTTAATTACCGTGATCACCACTAGGCTTTCTTCTGTTCCGCTAGACGATTTGAGATCACATCCAGGAATTTATCCACATTAAATGGCTTGAGAATATAGTCATGAATGCCTAGTTCTCTGATCTTCTGAATATTGCTGCGATCTGCACTAGCCGTAAGAAACATAAACGGAATTTTGGCTGTGGCTGGATCTTGGCGTAGTACCTCCAAGACCCCATATCCATCTAGTTCAGGCATCATTACATCGCACAGAATTAAATCTGGTGGTTCTTGTTGAACCAACTGTACACCTTCAACACCATTTTCAGCACCCAAAGCGTCAAACCCTTCAATTTCAAGGAGTTCGATCAGATTTTCTCGAATAAAAATCTCGTCCTCAATTACCAAGATTTTATTCATTATTATCCTGTTGAACTTAACTGTTAAAATTTACATTTTATCAGAACCTTATAATAAAATCCAATTATATGGCATAGTTGGTACCTAAGCATTCAGCACTCAGCGGTCAGCCGTCAGCCCTGAGCCATTCCCTTAGCGTGAGTCTTGGCCCAAAGCTAATAGCACCTCAAGTAGCACCATCTGTAGCGCATTAGCTGATAGCTGATAGCTATTAGCTGAATGCTTACGTTGCTACATTAGCCCCATGGGATACTATTGGGGGTAGCCCAAGTTTCATCGACAGCCCAATCAAATGAAACGATATATGAGTGTACTCCAGTTGTTCTGGAGTACGGCCCTCACTGCTGAACTGGAATATCGGCTCAACTTCGCGATCGCTACCTTGAGCAGCGTAGGAAACCTGGCTGGTAGCCTATTTGGTCTATTCTTGTTTTACCGCACTGGCTACACCTTTTCTGGCTGGAATTGGGAAGAAGCGCTGGTCATACTAGGCATATTCACGTTACTGCAGGGATTTTCTGGCACATTCCTGATTCCCAATCTCAACCGGATTGTGGATCACGTCGAGCAAGGAACCCTCGATTTTATCCTACTCAAGCCCATTAGTTCTCAGTTCTGGCTGTCTTGGCGAAGTGTCAGCCCTTGGGGGTTACCAGACTTAATCTTTTCAATTATAGTAATAGGCTACGCTGGTACACGCCTAG
It contains:
- a CDS encoding ABC transporter permease, which translates into the protein MKRYMSVLQLFWSTALTAELEYRLNFAIATLSSVGNLAGSLFGLFLFYRTGYTFSGWNWEEALVILGIFTLLQGFSGTFLIPNLNRIVDHVEQGTLDFILLKPISSQFWLSWRSVSPWGLPDLIFSIIVIGYAGTRLDLDISNYLLSVVPLCFGLTSLYSIWFMLGATSIWFVKIYNVTAVLRSMLEAGRYPMVAYPASYRFFFTFVVPVAFLTTVPAEVMLNRSDTFWVVGSGILALGLLLFSGIFWQFALRFYTSASS
- a CDS encoding response regulator, translated to MNKILVIEDEIFIRENLIELLEIEGFDALGAENGVEGVQLVQQEPPDLILCDVMMPELDGYGVLEVLRQDPATAKIPFMFLTASADRSNIQKIRELGIHDYILKPFNVDKFLDVISNRLAEQKKA